A region from the Thalassophryne amazonica chromosome 2, fThaAma1.1, whole genome shotgun sequence genome encodes:
- the lrrc4cb gene encoding leucine-rich repeat-containing protein 4C encodes MISSLRRQTMRGRKLKGALSNPLFVLLLALQILVVAGLVRAQTCPSVCSCSNQFSKVICTRRSLRDVPDGISTNTRYLNLQDNLIQVIKVDSFKHLRHLEILQLSKNHIRSIEIGAFNGLASLNTLELFDNRLTTIPNGAFEYLSKLKELWLRNNPIESIPSYAFNRVPSLRRLDLGELKRLSYISDGAFKDLSNLRYLNLGMCNLKEIPNILPLVRLEELEMSGNQLSVIKPSSFTGLLNLQKLWMMHAQIQTIERNSFDDLQSLVELNLAHNNLTFLPHDLFTPLHRLERVHLHHNPWNCNCDILWLSWWLKETVPANTSCCARCHTPTNYKGRYIGELDHSYFQCDIPVIVEPPSDLNVTEGMGAELKCRTSSLTSITWLTPNGSLVTHGAYKVRLSVLNDGTLNFTSVMMQDTGTYTCMVSNTAGNISASAVLNVTSVENSGVTYFTTVTVETIEAPDDSQTPLPPFGWVSSSTTKGTPVSTRTTERTYTIPVLDLDGEGALNGLDEVMKTTKIIIGCFVAITLMAAVLLVIFYKMRKQHNQQDSDGPASSMEVITVEEELAGVAAMERHLPLPPLEHYNHYNSYKSSYHHPPMLSTIHSSATQEPLLIQACSKDNVQETQI; translated from the coding sequence ATGATCTCCTCCCTCCGGCGCCAGACAATGAGAGGTCGTAAGCTGAAGGGGGCATTGTCCAACCCCCTCTTTGTGCTGCTTTTGGCCCTTCAGATCCTGGTGGTGGCTGGGCTGGTTCGTGCTCAGACATGCCCTTCTGTCTGCTCATGCAGTAATCAGTTCAGCAAAGTAATATGTACCCGCCGCAGTTTAAGAGATGTCCCAGATGGCATTTCTACAAACACTCGTTACCTAAACCTCCAGGACAACCTCATTCAGGTGATCAAGGTCGACAGTTTTAAACATCTGCGCCATCTGGAGATCCTGCAGCTGAGCAAAAACCACATCCGAAGCATAGAAATTGGCGCCTTCAATGGATTAGCCAGCCTCAACACCTTGGAGCTATTTGATAATCGCCTCACGACAATCCCCAATGGAGCATTTGAGTACTTGTCTAAGCTGAAGGAATTGTGGCTTCGAAACAACCCCATCGAAAGTATACCATCCTATGCCTTCAACAGAGTACCCTCACTTAGAAGGCTAGACCTAGGTGAGCTCAAACGTCTCTCCTACATTTCTGATGGAGCGTTCAAAGATTTAAGTAATCTGCGCTACCTGAACCTGGGAATGTGCAACCTCAAGGAGATTCCTAACATTTTACCTTTGGTCAGACTTGAAGAGCTTGAAATGTCAGGCAACCAGCTCTCAGTCATCAAGCCCAGCTCCTTCACAGGATTACTGAACCTTCAGAAGCTATGGATGATGCACGCGCAGATCCAAACAATTGAGCGAAATTCCTTTGATGACCTACAGTCACTGGTTGAGCTCAACCTGGCCCACAACAACCTTACATTTTTACCACATGACCTATTCACACCTTTGCATCGCCTGGAGCGCGTCCACCTACATCATAACCCCTGGAACTGCAACTGTGATATTTTGTGGCTTAGCTGGTGGCTGAAGGAGACAGTACCCGCCAATACCAGTTGCTGTGCCCGTTGCCATACTCCAACCAACTACAAAGGTCGCTACATTGGAGAACTGGATCATAGCTATTTCCAGTGTGACATTCCTGTCATTGTTGAGCCACCGAGTGACCTGAATGTGACAGAAGGAATGGGTGCAGAGCTAAAATGTCGTACAAGCTCCTTGACATCCATCACTTGGTTGACGCCAAATGGCTCACTGGTTACACATGGGGCCTATAAGGTGCGCTTGTCTGTGCTCAATGATGGGACGCTGAACTTTACTAGTGTCATGATGCAGGACACTGGAACTTACACCTGCATGGTTAGCAACACAGCAGGCAACATTTCTGCCTCTGCTGTGCTTAATGTCACTTCTGTGGAAAACAGTGGGGTGACCTATTTTACCACAGTTACAGTGGAGACCATTGAGGCACCCGATGACAGCCAAACCCCACTTCCTCCATTTGGCTGGGTGTCATCTTCAACCACAAAAGGTACTCCAGTTTCAACTCGGACCACAGAGCGGACTTACACCATTCCAGTTCTTGATCTGGATGGAGAAGGAGCCCTTAATGGCCTCGATGAGGTGATGAAAACCACAAAGATTATCATTGGCTGCTTTGTGGCCATCACACTTATGGCTGCTGTTCTGCTGGTTATTTTCTACAAGATGAGGAAGCAGCATAACCAGCAGGATTCCGATGGCCCTGCCTCCTCCATGGAGGTCATTACAGTTGAAGAAGAGCTTGCCGGTGTCGCTGCTATGGAGAGACACCTCCCACTGCCCCCTCTGGAGCACTACAACCACTACAACTCCTACAAGAGCTCTTACCACCATCCTCCAATGCTCAGTACCATACACAGCTCAGCCACACAGGAACCTTTACTGATTCAAGCCTGCTCAAAAGACAATGTACAAGAGACCCAAATATGA